A single genomic interval of Pseudorca crassidens isolate mPseCra1 chromosome 19, mPseCra1.hap1, whole genome shotgun sequence harbors:
- the CAMTA2 gene encoding calmodulin-binding transcription activator 2 isoform X6, with protein MNTKDTTEVAENSHHLKIFLPKKLLECLPRCALLPPERLRWNTNEEIASYLITFEKHDEWLSCAPKTRPQNGSIILYNRKKVKYRKDGYLWKKRKDGKTTREDHMKLKVQGMENPDIVLVHYLNVPALEDCGKGCSPIFCSISSDRREWLKWSREELLGQLKPMFHGIKWSCGNGTEEFSVEQLVQQILDTHPTKPAPRTHACLCSGGLGSGSLTHKCSSTKHRIISPKVEPRALTLTSVPHPHPPEPPPLIAPLPPELPKAHTSPSSSSSSSSSSGFAEPLEIRPSPPTSRGGSSTGGTAILLLTGLEQRTGGLTPTRHLASQADPRPSMSLAVVVGSEPSAPPAPPSPAFDPDRFLNSPQRGQTYGGGQGVSPDFPETEAAHTPCPALEPAAALEPQAAARGPAPQPRAGGRRGNCFFVQDDDSGEERKAQGAAPPVPSPPPSPTPSPAPLEPSGRVGRGEALFGGAGGASELEPFSLSSFPELMGELISDEAPSGPAPAPQLSPALSTITDFSPEWSYPEGGVKVLITGPWTEAAEHYSCVFDHIAVPASLVQPGVLRCYCPAHEVGLVSLQVAGREGPLSASVLFEYRARRFLSLPSTQLDWLSLDDNQFRMSILERLEQMEKRMAEIAAAGQAPYRGPDAPPIQDEGQGPGFEARVVVLVESMIPRSTWRCPERLAHGSPFRGMSLLHLAAAQGYARLIETLSQWRSVETGSLDLEQEVDPLNVDHFSCTPLMWACALGHLEAAVLLFRWNRQALSIPDSLGRLPLSVAHSRGHVRLARCLEELQRQEASAEPPFALSPPSSSPDTGLSSVSSPSELSDGTFSVTSAYSSAPDGSPPPAPLPTSEITMEMVPGQLSSGAPEAPLLLMDYEATNPKGPPPSPPPLPPAPDGRAAPAETDSPPAVDVIPVDMISLAKQIIEATPERIKREDFVGLPEAGAPMRERTGAVGLSETMSWLASYLENVDHFPSSAPPSELPFERGRLAIPPAPSWAEFLSASASGKMESDFALLTLSDHEQRELYEAARVIQTAFRKYKGRRLKEQQEVAAAVIQRCYRKYKQFALYKKMTQAAILIQSKFRSYYEQKRFQQSRRAAVLIQQHYRSYRRRPGPPHRPTGTLPARNKGSFLTKKQDQAARKIMRFLRRCRHRMRELKQNQELEGLPQPGLAT; from the exons ATGAATACCAAGGACACCACCGAGGTTGCTG AGAACAGCCACCACCTGAAGATCTTTCTACCCAAGAAGCTGCTGGAGTGTCTTCCTCGCTGTGCGCTGCTGCCTCCAGAGCGGCTCCGGTGGAATACAAATGAG GAGATTGCATCCTACTTGATCACCTTCGAGAAGCATGATGAGTGGCTATCCTGTGCACCCAAGACAAG GCCTCAGAATGGCTCTATTATCCTCTACAACCGCAAGAAGGTGAAATACCGGAAGGATGGTTACCTCTGGAAGAAGCGGAAGGACGGGAAGACCACCCGAGAGGACCACATGAAGCTGAAGGTCCAGGGCATGGAG AACCCTGACATCGTCCTTGTGCACTACCTGAACGTCCCAGCCCTGGAGGATTGTGGAAAGGGCTGCAGCCCCATCTTTTGTTCCATCAGCAGCGACCGTCGAGAGTGGCTCAAGTGGTCCCGGGAGGAGCTGTTGGGACAACTGAAGCCCATGT TTCATGGCATCAAGTGGAGCTGTGGGAACGGGACAGAGGAGTTCTCTGTAGAGCAGCTGGTGCAGCAGATCCTGGACACCCACCCGACCAAGCCTGCACCCCGAACTCACGCCTGTCTCTGCAGTGGAGGCCTTG GTTCTGGGAGCCTTACCCACAAATGCAGCAGCACGAAACACCGCATCATCTCTCCCAAAGTGGAGCCCCGAGCTTTAACCCTGACCTCtgtcccccatccccatccccctgAACCCCCTCCACTGATAGCCCCACTTCCCCCAGAGCTCCCCAAGGCACATACCTCCccatcttcttcttcctcttcctcctcttcttccggCTTTGCGGAACCCCTAGAGATCAGACCTAGCCCTCCCACCTCCCGAGGGGGTTCTTCGACAGGAGGCACCGCTATCCTCCTCCTGACGGGACTGGAGCAGCGAACTGGGGGCTTGACGCCCACCAGGCACTTGGCTTCCCAGGCCGATCCTAGGCCTTCCATGAGCTTGGCTGTAGTCGTAGGCTCTGAGCCCTCTGCCCCGCCagctcctcccagccctgcctttgACCCGGATCGTTTTCTCAACAGCCCACAGAGGGGCCAGACGTATGGAGGAGGGCAGGGGGTAAGCCCAGACTTCCCTGAGACAGAGGCTGCCCATACCCCTTGTCCTGCCCTAGAGCCCGCTGCTGCCCTGGAGCCCCAGGCAGCTGCTCGGGGTCCCGCTCCACAGCCCAGAGCAGGCGGGAGAAGAGGAAACTGCTTCTTCGTTCAAGATGATGACAGTGGGGAGGAGCGCAAGGCCCAGGGGGCTGCCCCACCTGTACCTTCACCCCCTCCTTCACCCACACCCTCACCTGCCCCCTTGGAGCCATCAGGCAGAGTAGGAAGAGGAGAGGCCTTGTTTGGAGGAGCTGGTGGGGCCAGTGAACTGGAGCccttcagtctttcatcattccCTGAGCTCATGGGAGAACTCATCAGTGACGAAGCTCCGAgtggccctgccccagccccccagctcTCTCCTGCTCTTAGCACCATCACAGACTTCTCCCCAGAGTGGTCCTACCCTGAG GGTGGGGTCAAGGTGCTCATCACAGGACCTTGGACAGAGGCCGCCGAGCATTACTCCTGCGTCTTCGATCACATCGCAGTGCCAGCCTCACTTGTCCAGCCTGGTGTCTTACGCTGCTACTGTCCCG CCCATGAGGTTGGGCTGGTGTCTTTGCAGGtggcagggcgggagggacccctCTCTGCTTCTGTGCTCTTTGAGTATCGAGCCCGCCGATTCCTGTCACTGCCTAGTACTCAGCTTGACTGGTTGTCACTGGACG ACAACCAGTTCCGGATGTCCATCCTGGAGCGACTGGAGCAGATGGAGAAGCGGATGGCAGAGATTGCAGCAGCTGGCCAGGCCCCCTACCGGGGTCCTGACGCCCCTCCGATTCAG GATGAAGGCCAGGGACCCGGGTTCGAGGCACGGGTGGTAGTCCTGGTAGAGAGCATGATCCCACGCTCCACCTGGAGGTGTCCTGAACGTCTAGCCCATGGAAGCCCCTTCCGGGGCATGAGCCTTCTGCATCTGGCCGCTGCCCAGGGCTACGCCCGCCTCATCGAGACCCTGAGCCAGTGGCG GAGTGTGGAGACCGGAAGCTTAGACTTAGAGCAAGAGGTTGACCCACTCAACGTGGACCATTTCTCTTGCACTCCTCTG ATGTGGGCTTGTGCCCTGGGCCACCTGGAGGCTGCCGTGCTCCTTTTCCGTTGGAACAGACAGGCACTGAGCATTCCCGACTCTCTGGGCCGCCTGCCCCTGTCCGTGGCTCATTCCCGGGGTCACGTGCGCCTCGCCCGCTGCCTTGAGGAACTGCAGAGACAGGAAGCTTCAGCTGAGCCCCCGTTTGCCCTGTCGCCGCCCTCCTCCAGCCCAGACACTG GTCTGAGCAGCGTCTCCTCGCCTTCAGAGCTATCGGATGGCACTTTCTCCGTCACATCAGCCTATTCTAGTGCCCCGGATGGGAGTCCTCCCCCTGCTCCTCTGCCAACCTCTGAGATTACTATGGAGATGGTCCCAGGCCAGCTCTCCTCTGGTGCTCCAGAGGCCCCCCTACTCCTCATGGACTATGAAGCCACCAACCCCAAAGGGCCCCCACCCTCACCGCCTCCTCTCCCACCGGCCCCAGATGGTAGGGCTGCTCCAGCGGAAACTGACAGCCCACCAGCTGTGGACGTGATCCCG GTGGACATGATCTCACTGGCCAAGCAGATCATCGAAGCCACACCAGAGCGGATTAAACGGGAGGACTTTGTCGGGCTGCCTGAGGCTGGAGCCCCAATGCGGGAGCGGACAGGGGCCGTGGGGCTCAGCGAGACCATGTCCTGGTTGGCCAGCTACCTGGAGAATGTGGACCATTTCCCCAGCTCAGCCCCTCCCAG CGAACTGCCCTTTGAGCGGGGTCGCCTGGCTATCCCTCCGGCACCTTCCTGGGCAGAGTTTCTCTCTGCGTCCGCCAGTGGCAAGATGGAGAGTGATTTTGCCCTGCTGACCCTATCAGATCACGAGCAGCGGGAACTGTACGAGGCAGCCCGAGTCATCCAGACAGCCTTCCGAAAGTACAAG GGCCGGCGGCTGAAGGAGCAGCAGGAGGTAGCAGCAGCTGTGATCCAGCGCTGTTACCGGAAGTACAAGCAG TTTGCACTCTATAAGAAGATGACCCAGGCGGCCATCCTGATCCAGAGCAAGTTCCGAAGCTACTATGAACAGAAGCGGTTTCAGCAGAGCCGCAGGGCGGCAGTGCTCATCCAGCAGCACTACCGTTCCTACCGCCGCCGGCCCGGGCCTCCCCACCGGCCCACGGGCACCCTGCCTGCCCGCAACAA AGGCTCCTTTCTCACCAAGAAGCAGGACCAGGCAGCCCGGAAGATCATGAGATTCCTGCGGCGCTGCCGGCACAG GATGAGGGAATTGAAGCAGAACCAGGAGCTGGAAGGGCTTCCCCAGCCCGGACTGGCCACCTGA
- the CAMTA2 gene encoding calmodulin-binding transcription activator 2 isoform X2 gives MNTKDTTEVAENSHHLKIFLPKKLLECLPRCALLPPERLRWNTNEEIASYLITFEKHDEWLSCAPKTRPQNGSIILYNRKKVKYRKDGYLWKKRKDGKTTREDHMKLKVQGMECLYGCYVHSSIVPTFHRRCYWLLQNPDIVLVHYLNVPALEDCGKGCSPIFCSISSDRREWLKWSREELLGQLKPMFHGIKWSCGNGTEEFSVEQLVQQILDTHPTKPAPRTHACLCSGGLGSGSLTHKCSSTKHRIISPKVEPRALTLTSVPHPHPPEPPPLIAPLPPELPKAHTSPSSSSSSSSSSGFAEPLEIRPSPPTSRGGSSTGGTAILLLTGLEQRTGGLTPTRHLASQADPRPSMSLAVVVGSEPSAPPAPPSPAFDPDRFLNSPQRGQTYGGGQGVSPDFPETEAAHTPCPALEPAAALEPQAAARGPAPQPRAGGRRGNCFFVQDDDSGEERKAQGAAPPVPSPPPSPTPSPAPLEPSGRVGRGEALFGGAGGASELEPFSLSSFPELMGELISDEAPSGPAPAPQLSPALSTITDFSPEWSYPEGGVKVLITGPWTEAAEHYSCVFDHIAVPASLVQPGVLRCYCPAHEVGLVSLQVAGREGPLSASVLFEYRARRFLSLPSTQLDWLSLDDNQFRMSILERLEQMEKRMAEIAAAGQAPYRGPDAPPIQDEGQGPGFEARVVVLVESMIPRSTWRCPERLAHGSPFRGMSLLHLAAAQGYARLIETLSQWRSVETGSLDLEQEVDPLNVDHFSCTPLMWACALGHLEAAVLLFRWNRQALSIPDSLGRLPLSVAHSRGHVRLARCLEELQRQEASAEPPFALSPPSSSPDTGLSSVSSPSELSDGTFSVTSAYSSAPDGSPPPAPLPTSEITMEMVPGQLSSGAPEAPLLLMDYEATNPKGPPPSPPPLPPAPDGRAAPAETDSPPAVDVIPVDMISLAKQIIEATPERIKREDFVGLPEAGAPMRERTGAVGLSETMSWLASYLENVDHFPSSAPPSELPFERGRLAIPPAPSWAEFLSASASGKMESDFALLTLSDHEQRELYEAARVIQTAFRKYKGRRLKEQQEVAAAVIQRCYRKYKQLTWIALKFALYKKMTQAAILIQSKFRSYYEQKRFQQSRRAAVLIQQHYRSYRRRPGPPHRPTGTLPARNKGSFLTKKQDQAARKIMRFLRRCRHRMRELKQNQELEGLPQPGLAT, from the exons ATGAATACCAAGGACACCACCGAGGTTGCTG AGAACAGCCACCACCTGAAGATCTTTCTACCCAAGAAGCTGCTGGAGTGTCTTCCTCGCTGTGCGCTGCTGCCTCCAGAGCGGCTCCGGTGGAATACAAATGAG GAGATTGCATCCTACTTGATCACCTTCGAGAAGCATGATGAGTGGCTATCCTGTGCACCCAAGACAAG GCCTCAGAATGGCTCTATTATCCTCTACAACCGCAAGAAGGTGAAATACCGGAAGGATGGTTACCTCTGGAAGAAGCGGAAGGACGGGAAGACCACCCGAGAGGACCACATGAAGCTGAAGGTCCAGGGCATGGAG TGTCTCTATGGCTGCTACGTTCACTCTTCCATCGTCCCCACATTCCATCGGCGCTGCTACTGGCTGCTCCAG AACCCTGACATCGTCCTTGTGCACTACCTGAACGTCCCAGCCCTGGAGGATTGTGGAAAGGGCTGCAGCCCCATCTTTTGTTCCATCAGCAGCGACCGTCGAGAGTGGCTCAAGTGGTCCCGGGAGGAGCTGTTGGGACAACTGAAGCCCATGT TTCATGGCATCAAGTGGAGCTGTGGGAACGGGACAGAGGAGTTCTCTGTAGAGCAGCTGGTGCAGCAGATCCTGGACACCCACCCGACCAAGCCTGCACCCCGAACTCACGCCTGTCTCTGCAGTGGAGGCCTTG GTTCTGGGAGCCTTACCCACAAATGCAGCAGCACGAAACACCGCATCATCTCTCCCAAAGTGGAGCCCCGAGCTTTAACCCTGACCTCtgtcccccatccccatccccctgAACCCCCTCCACTGATAGCCCCACTTCCCCCAGAGCTCCCCAAGGCACATACCTCCccatcttcttcttcctcttcctcctcttcttccggCTTTGCGGAACCCCTAGAGATCAGACCTAGCCCTCCCACCTCCCGAGGGGGTTCTTCGACAGGAGGCACCGCTATCCTCCTCCTGACGGGACTGGAGCAGCGAACTGGGGGCTTGACGCCCACCAGGCACTTGGCTTCCCAGGCCGATCCTAGGCCTTCCATGAGCTTGGCTGTAGTCGTAGGCTCTGAGCCCTCTGCCCCGCCagctcctcccagccctgcctttgACCCGGATCGTTTTCTCAACAGCCCACAGAGGGGCCAGACGTATGGAGGAGGGCAGGGGGTAAGCCCAGACTTCCCTGAGACAGAGGCTGCCCATACCCCTTGTCCTGCCCTAGAGCCCGCTGCTGCCCTGGAGCCCCAGGCAGCTGCTCGGGGTCCCGCTCCACAGCCCAGAGCAGGCGGGAGAAGAGGAAACTGCTTCTTCGTTCAAGATGATGACAGTGGGGAGGAGCGCAAGGCCCAGGGGGCTGCCCCACCTGTACCTTCACCCCCTCCTTCACCCACACCCTCACCTGCCCCCTTGGAGCCATCAGGCAGAGTAGGAAGAGGAGAGGCCTTGTTTGGAGGAGCTGGTGGGGCCAGTGAACTGGAGCccttcagtctttcatcattccCTGAGCTCATGGGAGAACTCATCAGTGACGAAGCTCCGAgtggccctgccccagccccccagctcTCTCCTGCTCTTAGCACCATCACAGACTTCTCCCCAGAGTGGTCCTACCCTGAG GGTGGGGTCAAGGTGCTCATCACAGGACCTTGGACAGAGGCCGCCGAGCATTACTCCTGCGTCTTCGATCACATCGCAGTGCCAGCCTCACTTGTCCAGCCTGGTGTCTTACGCTGCTACTGTCCCG CCCATGAGGTTGGGCTGGTGTCTTTGCAGGtggcagggcgggagggacccctCTCTGCTTCTGTGCTCTTTGAGTATCGAGCCCGCCGATTCCTGTCACTGCCTAGTACTCAGCTTGACTGGTTGTCACTGGACG ACAACCAGTTCCGGATGTCCATCCTGGAGCGACTGGAGCAGATGGAGAAGCGGATGGCAGAGATTGCAGCAGCTGGCCAGGCCCCCTACCGGGGTCCTGACGCCCCTCCGATTCAG GATGAAGGCCAGGGACCCGGGTTCGAGGCACGGGTGGTAGTCCTGGTAGAGAGCATGATCCCACGCTCCACCTGGAGGTGTCCTGAACGTCTAGCCCATGGAAGCCCCTTCCGGGGCATGAGCCTTCTGCATCTGGCCGCTGCCCAGGGCTACGCCCGCCTCATCGAGACCCTGAGCCAGTGGCG GAGTGTGGAGACCGGAAGCTTAGACTTAGAGCAAGAGGTTGACCCACTCAACGTGGACCATTTCTCTTGCACTCCTCTG ATGTGGGCTTGTGCCCTGGGCCACCTGGAGGCTGCCGTGCTCCTTTTCCGTTGGAACAGACAGGCACTGAGCATTCCCGACTCTCTGGGCCGCCTGCCCCTGTCCGTGGCTCATTCCCGGGGTCACGTGCGCCTCGCCCGCTGCCTTGAGGAACTGCAGAGACAGGAAGCTTCAGCTGAGCCCCCGTTTGCCCTGTCGCCGCCCTCCTCCAGCCCAGACACTG GTCTGAGCAGCGTCTCCTCGCCTTCAGAGCTATCGGATGGCACTTTCTCCGTCACATCAGCCTATTCTAGTGCCCCGGATGGGAGTCCTCCCCCTGCTCCTCTGCCAACCTCTGAGATTACTATGGAGATGGTCCCAGGCCAGCTCTCCTCTGGTGCTCCAGAGGCCCCCCTACTCCTCATGGACTATGAAGCCACCAACCCCAAAGGGCCCCCACCCTCACCGCCTCCTCTCCCACCGGCCCCAGATGGTAGGGCTGCTCCAGCGGAAACTGACAGCCCACCAGCTGTGGACGTGATCCCG GTGGACATGATCTCACTGGCCAAGCAGATCATCGAAGCCACACCAGAGCGGATTAAACGGGAGGACTTTGTCGGGCTGCCTGAGGCTGGAGCCCCAATGCGGGAGCGGACAGGGGCCGTGGGGCTCAGCGAGACCATGTCCTGGTTGGCCAGCTACCTGGAGAATGTGGACCATTTCCCCAGCTCAGCCCCTCCCAG CGAACTGCCCTTTGAGCGGGGTCGCCTGGCTATCCCTCCGGCACCTTCCTGGGCAGAGTTTCTCTCTGCGTCCGCCAGTGGCAAGATGGAGAGTGATTTTGCCCTGCTGACCCTATCAGATCACGAGCAGCGGGAACTGTACGAGGCAGCCCGAGTCATCCAGACAGCCTTCCGAAAGTACAAG GGCCGGCGGCTGAAGGAGCAGCAGGAGGTAGCAGCAGCTGTGATCCAGCGCTGTTACCGGAAGTACAAGCAG CTGACCTGGATTGCACTTAAG TTTGCACTCTATAAGAAGATGACCCAGGCGGCCATCCTGATCCAGAGCAAGTTCCGAAGCTACTATGAACAGAAGCGGTTTCAGCAGAGCCGCAGGGCGGCAGTGCTCATCCAGCAGCACTACCGTTCCTACCGCCGCCGGCCCGGGCCTCCCCACCGGCCCACGGGCACCCTGCCTGCCCGCAACAA AGGCTCCTTTCTCACCAAGAAGCAGGACCAGGCAGCCCGGAAGATCATGAGATTCCTGCGGCGCTGCCGGCACAG GATGAGGGAATTGAAGCAGAACCAGGAGCTGGAAGGGCTTCCCCAGCCCGGACTGGCCACCTGA
- the CAMTA2 gene encoding calmodulin-binding transcription activator 2 isoform X1, protein MNTKDTTEVAENSHHLKIFLPKKLLECLPRCALLPPERLRWNTNEEIASYLITFEKHDEWLSCAPKTRPQNGSIILYNRKKVKYRKDGYLWKKRKDGKTTREDHMKLKVQGMEPVSWQCLYGCYVHSSIVPTFHRRCYWLLQNPDIVLVHYLNVPALEDCGKGCSPIFCSISSDRREWLKWSREELLGQLKPMFHGIKWSCGNGTEEFSVEQLVQQILDTHPTKPAPRTHACLCSGGLGSGSLTHKCSSTKHRIISPKVEPRALTLTSVPHPHPPEPPPLIAPLPPELPKAHTSPSSSSSSSSSSGFAEPLEIRPSPPTSRGGSSTGGTAILLLTGLEQRTGGLTPTRHLASQADPRPSMSLAVVVGSEPSAPPAPPSPAFDPDRFLNSPQRGQTYGGGQGVSPDFPETEAAHTPCPALEPAAALEPQAAARGPAPQPRAGGRRGNCFFVQDDDSGEERKAQGAAPPVPSPPPSPTPSPAPLEPSGRVGRGEALFGGAGGASELEPFSLSSFPELMGELISDEAPSGPAPAPQLSPALSTITDFSPEWSYPEGGVKVLITGPWTEAAEHYSCVFDHIAVPASLVQPGVLRCYCPAHEVGLVSLQVAGREGPLSASVLFEYRARRFLSLPSTQLDWLSLDDNQFRMSILERLEQMEKRMAEIAAAGQAPYRGPDAPPIQDEGQGPGFEARVVVLVESMIPRSTWRCPERLAHGSPFRGMSLLHLAAAQGYARLIETLSQWRSVETGSLDLEQEVDPLNVDHFSCTPLMWACALGHLEAAVLLFRWNRQALSIPDSLGRLPLSVAHSRGHVRLARCLEELQRQEASAEPPFALSPPSSSPDTGLSSVSSPSELSDGTFSVTSAYSSAPDGSPPPAPLPTSEITMEMVPGQLSSGAPEAPLLLMDYEATNPKGPPPSPPPLPPAPDGRAAPAETDSPPAVDVIPVDMISLAKQIIEATPERIKREDFVGLPEAGAPMRERTGAVGLSETMSWLASYLENVDHFPSSAPPSELPFERGRLAIPPAPSWAEFLSASASGKMESDFALLTLSDHEQRELYEAARVIQTAFRKYKGRRLKEQQEVAAAVIQRCYRKYKQLTWIALKFALYKKMTQAAILIQSKFRSYYEQKRFQQSRRAAVLIQQHYRSYRRRPGPPHRPTGTLPARNKGSFLTKKQDQAARKIMRFLRRCRHRMRELKQNQELEGLPQPGLAT, encoded by the exons ATGAATACCAAGGACACCACCGAGGTTGCTG AGAACAGCCACCACCTGAAGATCTTTCTACCCAAGAAGCTGCTGGAGTGTCTTCCTCGCTGTGCGCTGCTGCCTCCAGAGCGGCTCCGGTGGAATACAAATGAG GAGATTGCATCCTACTTGATCACCTTCGAGAAGCATGATGAGTGGCTATCCTGTGCACCCAAGACAAG GCCTCAGAATGGCTCTATTATCCTCTACAACCGCAAGAAGGTGAAATACCGGAAGGATGGTTACCTCTGGAAGAAGCGGAAGGACGGGAAGACCACCCGAGAGGACCACATGAAGCTGAAGGTCCAGGGCATGGAG cctgtctCCTGGCAGTGTCTCTATGGCTGCTACGTTCACTCTTCCATCGTCCCCACATTCCATCGGCGCTGCTACTGGCTGCTCCAG AACCCTGACATCGTCCTTGTGCACTACCTGAACGTCCCAGCCCTGGAGGATTGTGGAAAGGGCTGCAGCCCCATCTTTTGTTCCATCAGCAGCGACCGTCGAGAGTGGCTCAAGTGGTCCCGGGAGGAGCTGTTGGGACAACTGAAGCCCATGT TTCATGGCATCAAGTGGAGCTGTGGGAACGGGACAGAGGAGTTCTCTGTAGAGCAGCTGGTGCAGCAGATCCTGGACACCCACCCGACCAAGCCTGCACCCCGAACTCACGCCTGTCTCTGCAGTGGAGGCCTTG GTTCTGGGAGCCTTACCCACAAATGCAGCAGCACGAAACACCGCATCATCTCTCCCAAAGTGGAGCCCCGAGCTTTAACCCTGACCTCtgtcccccatccccatccccctgAACCCCCTCCACTGATAGCCCCACTTCCCCCAGAGCTCCCCAAGGCACATACCTCCccatcttcttcttcctcttcctcctcttcttccggCTTTGCGGAACCCCTAGAGATCAGACCTAGCCCTCCCACCTCCCGAGGGGGTTCTTCGACAGGAGGCACCGCTATCCTCCTCCTGACGGGACTGGAGCAGCGAACTGGGGGCTTGACGCCCACCAGGCACTTGGCTTCCCAGGCCGATCCTAGGCCTTCCATGAGCTTGGCTGTAGTCGTAGGCTCTGAGCCCTCTGCCCCGCCagctcctcccagccctgcctttgACCCGGATCGTTTTCTCAACAGCCCACAGAGGGGCCAGACGTATGGAGGAGGGCAGGGGGTAAGCCCAGACTTCCCTGAGACAGAGGCTGCCCATACCCCTTGTCCTGCCCTAGAGCCCGCTGCTGCCCTGGAGCCCCAGGCAGCTGCTCGGGGTCCCGCTCCACAGCCCAGAGCAGGCGGGAGAAGAGGAAACTGCTTCTTCGTTCAAGATGATGACAGTGGGGAGGAGCGCAAGGCCCAGGGGGCTGCCCCACCTGTACCTTCACCCCCTCCTTCACCCACACCCTCACCTGCCCCCTTGGAGCCATCAGGCAGAGTAGGAAGAGGAGAGGCCTTGTTTGGAGGAGCTGGTGGGGCCAGTGAACTGGAGCccttcagtctttcatcattccCTGAGCTCATGGGAGAACTCATCAGTGACGAAGCTCCGAgtggccctgccccagccccccagctcTCTCCTGCTCTTAGCACCATCACAGACTTCTCCCCAGAGTGGTCCTACCCTGAG GGTGGGGTCAAGGTGCTCATCACAGGACCTTGGACAGAGGCCGCCGAGCATTACTCCTGCGTCTTCGATCACATCGCAGTGCCAGCCTCACTTGTCCAGCCTGGTGTCTTACGCTGCTACTGTCCCG CCCATGAGGTTGGGCTGGTGTCTTTGCAGGtggcagggcgggagggacccctCTCTGCTTCTGTGCTCTTTGAGTATCGAGCCCGCCGATTCCTGTCACTGCCTAGTACTCAGCTTGACTGGTTGTCACTGGACG ACAACCAGTTCCGGATGTCCATCCTGGAGCGACTGGAGCAGATGGAGAAGCGGATGGCAGAGATTGCAGCAGCTGGCCAGGCCCCCTACCGGGGTCCTGACGCCCCTCCGATTCAG GATGAAGGCCAGGGACCCGGGTTCGAGGCACGGGTGGTAGTCCTGGTAGAGAGCATGATCCCACGCTCCACCTGGAGGTGTCCTGAACGTCTAGCCCATGGAAGCCCCTTCCGGGGCATGAGCCTTCTGCATCTGGCCGCTGCCCAGGGCTACGCCCGCCTCATCGAGACCCTGAGCCAGTGGCG GAGTGTGGAGACCGGAAGCTTAGACTTAGAGCAAGAGGTTGACCCACTCAACGTGGACCATTTCTCTTGCACTCCTCTG ATGTGGGCTTGTGCCCTGGGCCACCTGGAGGCTGCCGTGCTCCTTTTCCGTTGGAACAGACAGGCACTGAGCATTCCCGACTCTCTGGGCCGCCTGCCCCTGTCCGTGGCTCATTCCCGGGGTCACGTGCGCCTCGCCCGCTGCCTTGAGGAACTGCAGAGACAGGAAGCTTCAGCTGAGCCCCCGTTTGCCCTGTCGCCGCCCTCCTCCAGCCCAGACACTG GTCTGAGCAGCGTCTCCTCGCCTTCAGAGCTATCGGATGGCACTTTCTCCGTCACATCAGCCTATTCTAGTGCCCCGGATGGGAGTCCTCCCCCTGCTCCTCTGCCAACCTCTGAGATTACTATGGAGATGGTCCCAGGCCAGCTCTCCTCTGGTGCTCCAGAGGCCCCCCTACTCCTCATGGACTATGAAGCCACCAACCCCAAAGGGCCCCCACCCTCACCGCCTCCTCTCCCACCGGCCCCAGATGGTAGGGCTGCTCCAGCGGAAACTGACAGCCCACCAGCTGTGGACGTGATCCCG GTGGACATGATCTCACTGGCCAAGCAGATCATCGAAGCCACACCAGAGCGGATTAAACGGGAGGACTTTGTCGGGCTGCCTGAGGCTGGAGCCCCAATGCGGGAGCGGACAGGGGCCGTGGGGCTCAGCGAGACCATGTCCTGGTTGGCCAGCTACCTGGAGAATGTGGACCATTTCCCCAGCTCAGCCCCTCCCAG CGAACTGCCCTTTGAGCGGGGTCGCCTGGCTATCCCTCCGGCACCTTCCTGGGCAGAGTTTCTCTCTGCGTCCGCCAGTGGCAAGATGGAGAGTGATTTTGCCCTGCTGACCCTATCAGATCACGAGCAGCGGGAACTGTACGAGGCAGCCCGAGTCATCCAGACAGCCTTCCGAAAGTACAAG GGCCGGCGGCTGAAGGAGCAGCAGGAGGTAGCAGCAGCTGTGATCCAGCGCTGTTACCGGAAGTACAAGCAG CTGACCTGGATTGCACTTAAG TTTGCACTCTATAAGAAGATGACCCAGGCGGCCATCCTGATCCAGAGCAAGTTCCGAAGCTACTATGAACAGAAGCGGTTTCAGCAGAGCCGCAGGGCGGCAGTGCTCATCCAGCAGCACTACCGTTCCTACCGCCGCCGGCCCGGGCCTCCCCACCGGCCCACGGGCACCCTGCCTGCCCGCAACAA AGGCTCCTTTCTCACCAAGAAGCAGGACCAGGCAGCCCGGAAGATCATGAGATTCCTGCGGCGCTGCCGGCACAG GATGAGGGAATTGAAGCAGAACCAGGAGCTGGAAGGGCTTCCCCAGCCCGGACTGGCCACCTGA